One Arthrobacter sp. Marseille-P9274 genomic region harbors:
- a CDS encoding helix-turn-helix domain-containing protein: MPSTENDSALLDLSRLQLGERLRQARTDAKMSLREMARRVGVSASFISQVELGRATPSIGTLYAIVSELGLSLDSMMAGSGTQLPVSESAPVERFEEALPVQLPVRRGDTLPGFQAAAERPEIRVGGVRWERLTSQDDPLTEFLRVTYTAGSESCSPDNLMRHSGWEYLHVLSGRLDVQVAFNAQTLEPGDSLNFDSTAPHRLSNPYREDCVAIWVVVGRHGFAHPLDLAAQHADNGTTAAHPLDESRLPGS, encoded by the coding sequence ATGCCAAGTACGGAAAACGATTCGGCACTACTCGACCTCAGCCGCCTTCAGCTTGGGGAGCGTCTGAGGCAGGCCCGAACGGACGCCAAAATGTCCCTGCGCGAGATGGCCCGGCGGGTGGGCGTTTCGGCCAGTTTTATCTCCCAGGTGGAGTTGGGGCGTGCCACGCCCTCTATCGGCACCTTGTACGCCATCGTGTCCGAGCTCGGCCTGTCGCTGGACTCGATGATGGCCGGATCCGGCACGCAGCTGCCGGTCTCCGAGTCAGCCCCTGTGGAACGTTTTGAGGAGGCACTGCCGGTTCAATTGCCTGTTCGCCGCGGTGACACTTTGCCCGGCTTTCAGGCCGCAGCAGAACGCCCCGAGATCAGGGTCGGCGGCGTCCGTTGGGAAAGGCTTACCAGCCAGGACGATCCGCTCACTGAATTTCTTCGCGTCACGTATACCGCAGGCAGCGAATCGTGCAGTCCTGACAACCTGATGCGCCATTCGGGCTGGGAGTATCTGCATGTGCTCTCCGGAAGGCTGGACGTCCAGGTCGCCTTCAACGCGCAGACGCTTGAGCCCGGTGACAGCCTTAATTTCGATTCCACCGCACCTCACCGGTTGAGCAATCCCTACCGTGAAGACTGCGTTGCCATCTGGGTGGTCGTCGGCCGCCATGGATTTGCGCATCCCCTTGACCTTGCCG
- a CDS encoding sugar ABC transporter ATP-binding protein has translation MTNSPAVLLSVSGVSKRFGGARALDNVSVDFHAGEVHALLGENGAGKSTLVKIIAGVVHADAGTVSGPAGSNHLDVAMVFQELSVVPELSVLDNMALSMRRERGTVLRRQRMEKRIRTALDAAGLQDVELGMPVEALPLAKRQLLEIARGLVADAKVLILDEPTATLSDVEIARVHEVVRSLTAKGHAIVYITHRLGEVFTLADRITIMRSGQVVANGPVGDFTMDSMVTLMLGEEHQGGVAVPITDVPDAGIRRVLNVSGIGSGNHFSDVSFTAEAGEVVALFGQIGSGADEVVRALVGLAPITSGTVTLDGRQLPHLNRAGSQKHGIAYVSADRVLEGVFLSGTVARNISSGALGDVSRMGVIQRADEFRLAARISEEVAFDANRINIPVGSLSGGNQQKIAIGRALATKPSVLVLNEPTRGVDIGARSEIYRALRKLASANVAVVVYSSDIVELRELADRVITMFRGRVVNNQSIAQVQDNQILAEILHGAAA, from the coding sequence ATGACCAACAGCCCAGCTGTGTTGCTTTCAGTGAGCGGGGTCTCCAAGCGGTTTGGCGGTGCCCGGGCGCTGGACAACGTATCGGTTGATTTCCACGCTGGAGAGGTTCACGCCCTGCTGGGCGAGAACGGCGCGGGAAAAAGCACCCTGGTTAAGATCATTGCCGGCGTCGTTCATGCCGATGCCGGCACCGTCTCGGGGCCGGCGGGGTCGAACCATCTCGACGTGGCGATGGTCTTCCAGGAGCTCTCCGTGGTTCCCGAGTTGTCCGTCCTGGACAATATGGCCCTGAGCATGCGCCGGGAGCGCGGAACCGTCCTGCGCCGCCAGCGGATGGAAAAGCGGATTCGCACGGCCCTTGATGCCGCCGGGCTGCAGGACGTGGAGCTGGGCATGCCGGTGGAGGCGCTGCCGCTGGCCAAGCGTCAGCTGCTGGAGATCGCCCGCGGTCTCGTTGCCGACGCGAAGGTCCTCATCCTCGACGAACCGACGGCGACCCTTTCGGACGTCGAGATCGCACGGGTGCATGAGGTGGTCCGTTCACTGACGGCCAAGGGACACGCCATCGTGTACATCACCCACCGGCTTGGCGAAGTCTTCACGCTCGCGGACCGGATCACCATCATGCGCTCCGGACAGGTCGTAGCGAACGGGCCGGTCGGTGACTTCACCATGGACTCCATGGTCACCCTGATGCTCGGTGAAGAACACCAGGGCGGAGTGGCCGTGCCCATCACGGACGTTCCCGATGCCGGCATCCGGCGCGTGCTCAACGTGTCCGGCATCGGCTCCGGCAACCATTTCTCCGACGTCAGCTTCACCGCCGAAGCCGGCGAGGTGGTCGCACTGTTCGGGCAGATCGGCTCCGGCGCGGACGAAGTCGTCAGGGCGCTGGTCGGGCTCGCTCCCATCACTTCAGGAACGGTCACGCTCGACGGCCGGCAGCTGCCGCACCTGAACCGCGCCGGCTCGCAGAAGCACGGCATCGCCTACGTCTCAGCGGACCGGGTGCTCGAGGGCGTCTTCCTCAGCGGCACGGTGGCCCGCAACATCAGCTCCGGCGCTTTAGGCGACGTCAGCCGGATGGGAGTCATTCAGCGTGCCGACGAATTCAGGCTGGCGGCCAGGATCTCCGAAGAAGTGGCCTTCGACGCCAACCGCATCAACATCCCGGTGGGTTCCCTCAGCGGCGGCAACCAGCAGAAGATCGCCATCGGCCGTGCCCTGGCGACCAAACCTTCCGTCCTGGTGCTCAACGAGCCAACCCGCGGAGTAGACATCGGAGCGCGTTCCGAAATCTACCGTGCGCTGCGCAAGCTGGCGTCCGCGAACGTTGCCGTTGTCGTCTACTCCAGCGACATCGTCGAGCTGCGCGAGCTCGCCGACCGGGTCATCACCATGTTCCGCGGCCGGGTCGTCAACAACCAATCCATTGCCCAGGTCCAGGACAACCAGATCCTGGCCGAGATCCTCCATGGAGCAGCAGCATGA
- a CDS encoding ABC transporter permease, translating into MNTRIATASAPPVRPSRRFEAPRNLKAALTDGSVVIGLVTVVLFFISTAAIPGFATLQNLRALFLSVALVGIAAIGLSIITIVGKMFSLSVSAMIAASTIVFASTLQYGAWTAIIAAILFGAVTGAAQGFLVGKLGTDPIVTTIAAAAVITGVAQILTGGLNVASQGDAGVFRQSVLGVIPFQVFIFFLVAAASWWCHRYTVIGRKITMVGLNEKAALVSGQRSWPMVLLAFVVSGVLAGLAGGLLASEAGQGNLQLGATFGFDAITAVVVGGISIKGGLGNPLGAAVGAVLVGLLGNALILLGFSYEIQLIFKGVLVLLAVVGTGIATNRQSGRKR; encoded by the coding sequence ATGAACACCCGAATCGCCACTGCATCCGCGCCCCCCGTGCGGCCAAGCCGCCGGTTCGAGGCACCCCGGAACCTGAAAGCGGCACTAACGGACGGATCCGTCGTCATCGGGCTCGTCACCGTGGTCCTCTTCTTCATCTCCACGGCCGCCATCCCGGGATTCGCCACGCTGCAGAACCTGCGGGCACTCTTCCTGTCCGTGGCGCTGGTGGGCATCGCCGCCATCGGCCTGAGCATCATCACGATTGTCGGCAAGATGTTCTCCCTGTCGGTCAGCGCGATGATCGCCGCATCCACCATCGTGTTCGCCTCGACGCTTCAATACGGCGCCTGGACCGCGATCATCGCCGCAATCCTGTTCGGCGCCGTCACGGGAGCGGCACAGGGCTTCCTGGTCGGCAAGCTAGGCACCGACCCGATCGTGACCACCATCGCGGCCGCAGCGGTAATCACGGGCGTGGCACAGATCCTCACCGGCGGACTGAACGTAGCCAGCCAGGGCGACGCCGGAGTATTCCGCCAGTCCGTCCTCGGCGTCATTCCCTTCCAGGTCTTCATATTCTTCCTCGTGGCCGCCGCCAGCTGGTGGTGCCACCGATACACCGTCATCGGCCGCAAGATCACGATGGTCGGCCTGAACGAAAAAGCCGCGCTGGTCTCCGGACAGCGGTCCTGGCCCATGGTCCTGCTCGCCTTCGTCGTCTCGGGGGTACTGGCCGGACTGGCCGGCGGTCTGCTCGCCTCGGAAGCCGGCCAGGGCAACCTGCAGCTCGGCGCGACCTTCGGTTTCGATGCGATCACTGCCGTCGTCGTCGGCGGCATCAGCATCAAGGGCGGACTGGGCAACCCCCTGGGGGCAGCCGTAGGAGCCGTACTCGTCGGGCTGCTGGGCAATGCCCTCATCCTGCTCGGGTTCAGCTACGAAATCCAACTCATCTTCAAGGGCGTACTCGTGTTACTGGCTGTTGTTGGAACCGGTATCGCGACCAACCGCCAGTCGGGCAGAAAGCGCTAG
- a CDS encoding ABC transporter permease has translation MIKLYWNFRTLLACALAAVAFAAFAATVPGFINPGNLYALLQTFAPLALVAVGLAIVMIAGEFDLSIAGLMPLAGLIAVRVSESAGIPAGIAASILTAGAVGLLNGWLTTRFAVPSLAITVGTLVLTIGLGFAVTGGKVVTLTNYEFGLWLDEGILGLLSPRALFMLLLVAGAVWLMAKTWHGVVVRATGSDSARAAASGLPVGRTLMMVFVLSALFAGIAGSLQGLSLAAGSPGDALTFLLQVVTAAIIGGVALTGGKGQIGGVIAGALLLAVVSNGMSLQGTSTAVIQLVNGGLLLAIVIFDGPLNRLSQRSLDRPALGGQAPASQPAA, from the coding sequence ATGATCAAGCTCTACTGGAACTTCCGGACCCTGTTGGCCTGTGCCTTGGCCGCAGTAGCCTTCGCGGCCTTTGCGGCAACCGTCCCCGGATTCATTAACCCCGGCAACCTGTACGCTCTGCTGCAGACATTCGCGCCGCTGGCCCTCGTGGCCGTCGGCCTGGCCATCGTCATGATTGCCGGCGAATTCGATCTCTCGATTGCCGGACTCATGCCGCTGGCAGGACTCATCGCAGTGCGGGTCTCCGAATCCGCCGGTATCCCCGCCGGAATAGCCGCTTCCATCCTCACCGCCGGCGCCGTCGGCCTGCTCAACGGCTGGCTGACAACCCGATTCGCAGTACCCTCGCTGGCGATCACCGTCGGAACGCTGGTACTGACCATCGGACTGGGGTTCGCCGTCACGGGCGGCAAGGTCGTCACACTTACCAACTACGAGTTCGGGCTCTGGCTCGATGAGGGCATCCTCGGCCTGCTCTCCCCCCGGGCACTGTTCATGCTGCTGCTGGTCGCCGGCGCCGTGTGGCTGATGGCCAAGACCTGGCACGGCGTAGTCGTCCGCGCCACCGGAAGCGATTCGGCCCGTGCGGCTGCCTCCGGCCTGCCGGTAGGACGGACCCTGATGATGGTCTTTGTCCTCTCCGCCCTCTTTGCCGGGATCGCCGGATCCCTCCAGGGACTGTCCCTGGCCGCCGGTTCCCCCGGGGACGCGCTGACCTTCCTGCTTCAGGTCGTCACCGCGGCGATTATCGGCGGCGTCGCGCTCACCGGCGGCAAGGGCCAGATCGGCGGCGTCATCGCCGGCGCCCTGCTGCTGGCGGTTGTCAGCAACGGCATGAGCCTGCAGGGCACCAGCACCGCCGTCATCCAACTGGTCAACGGCGGACTCCTGCTGGCCATCGTCATCTTCGACGGACCTCTGAACCGCCTTTCCCAGCGCTCATTGGACCGGCCGGCCCTTGGCGGCCAGGCCCCTGCCAGCCAACCCGCCGCCTAG